A window of the Candidatus Limnocylindrales bacterium genome harbors these coding sequences:
- a CDS encoding BolA/IbaG family iron-sulfur metabolism protein: MLDPDKIKAAIEQALPGSLVHVEDMTGGGDHFQAIVVSSEFEGKGLVDQHRLVYDALREVMAGDIHALALKTYTPEQWRRGS; this comes from the coding sequence ATGCTGGATCCTGATAAAATTAAAGCTGCCATTGAGCAAGCATTACCTGGGTCCCTGGTGCATGTAGAGGACATGACCGGTGGTGGAGATCATTTTCAGGCCATTGTGGTCTCTTCAGAATTTGAAGGAAAAGGGCTTGTCGACCAACATCGACTTGTTTATGACGCCCTTCGAGAGGTCATGGCCGGTGATATCCATGCCCTTGCTCTAAAAACGTATACCCCTGAACAGTGGCGACGAGGTTCGTAG